The proteins below come from a single Desulfuromonas acetoxidans DSM 684 genomic window:
- a CDS encoding zinc-dependent peptidase — protein MFDWFRNRRRKKPTQAVFPPAWDDIIRRNVAHDAMLTDAERAQLRALIQVFIAEKQWEGAGGLEIDDEIRVTISAQACLLLLGLPHNYYRNVQSIIVYPTTVVPPQRTPGFFERPSIQADRQSPILGQAFLQGPVIIIWDAALREGRHPESGHNVIYHEFAHKLDMLDGTADGTPPLSNRDEYRDWIDICSREYLRLKNDADRGKKSFLNAYGATNEAEFFAVATEQFFDQPRALIKQAPDLYRVLQEYYQQDTYQRLISSRR, from the coding sequence ATGTTTGACTGGTTTCGCAACCGTCGCCGCAAAAAACCGACCCAGGCTGTTTTTCCACCTGCATGGGATGACATTATCCGTCGTAATGTGGCTCATGATGCTATGCTGACTGACGCCGAGCGTGCCCAATTGCGTGCCCTGATTCAGGTGTTTATCGCCGAAAAACAGTGGGAGGGTGCGGGTGGCCTGGAGATTGACGACGAAATTCGCGTGACTATTTCGGCCCAGGCGTGTCTGCTGCTTTTGGGGCTGCCCCACAATTATTATCGAAATGTTCAATCTATCATCGTTTATCCAACGACGGTTGTGCCACCACAACGTACACCGGGCTTTTTTGAACGGCCGAGTATTCAGGCAGACCGTCAGTCGCCGATTCTTGGCCAGGCTTTTTTACAGGGGCCGGTCATTATTATCTGGGATGCGGCGCTGCGTGAAGGTCGCCATCCGGAATCGGGCCACAATGTGATATATCACGAATTCGCCCATAAACTGGATATGCTCGACGGCACGGCCGATGGCACGCCGCCTTTGAGCAACCGGGACGAATACCGCGACTGGATTGACATCTGCTCCCGTGAATATCTTCGACTCAAGAACGATGCCGATAGGGGCAAGAAATCATTCCTCAATGCCTATGGGGCCACCAACGAGGCGGAATTTTTTGCTGTGGCCACGGAGCAATTCTTTGACCAGCCTCGTGCGCTGATCAAACAGGCGCCGGATCTATATCGTGTGTTGCAGGAATACTATCAACAAGATACCTACCAACGCTTAATTTCATCCCGTCGATAA
- a CDS encoding type I restriction endonuclease subunit R yields MTEDQLEQICLDWFCAGGYDYAFGPDIAHDGDTPERSDYQEVVLRGRLLTALQKINPHIPLESFEDAAETITKPESPVMIHNNRAFHKLLLEGVPVEFRDGDEIRTDQVFLIDFHNVERNEFLVVNQFTVAGTKQLRRPDIVVFINGLPISVIELKNPADIHADIWKAYDQLQTYKEEISDLFVCNEALVVSDGLTARIGSLTANKERFMPWRTIRNEDDKPLLEYELEKVVKGFFDRELLLDYLRYFILFELDDGNLIKKIAGYHQFHAVREAVRVTLIASAPAQKFEISDQRATYGKEVQPGSRKAGVVWHTQGSGKSITMCCYAGKLLQQPEMNNPTIVVVTDRNDLDGQLFETFVGAKELLRQTPVQVDSRTDLRDELAARPSGGIIFTTVQKFSLLEGEEAHPILSSRSNIVVISDEAHRSQYGFKARLDTKSGQYIYGFAKHMRDAIPNASFIGFTGTPISQEDKDTRAVFGDYVSIYDIQDAVDDKATVPIYFESRLAKLDINRAAIEELNDEVEDVIEDEEDVRQRERTKSKWATLEKLVGAEPRLKEVAEDLVHHFEARTSVVEGKGMIVCMSREICVHLYNEIINLRPDWHDPDPEKGAIKIIMTGSAADRPLLQPHIYNKTTKKRLEKRFKDAKDGLKLVIVRDMWLTGFDCPSCHTMYVDKPMRGHNLMQAIARVNRVFKDKPGGLVVDYIGIANELKQALKVYVNAQGKGAPTLAAEEALAVLLEKLLRDTIKARTRNNVVMEQKFSERLLATLNRYHARAIETAQVIEELIQMAKDFQNALKRDEELGLNSDEVAFYDALANNESAVRELGDEILKKIAVEITEKLRNSTSVDWQVRESVRAKLRNLVRRTLRRYKYPPDKQEDAVDLVLKQAEVLCSGWSS; encoded by the coding sequence ATTACTGAAGACCAGCTTGAACAAATTTGTCTGGACTGGTTCTGTGCCGGTGGCTACGACTACGCCTTTGGCCCTGACATTGCCCACGATGGCGATACGCCGGAGCGCAGCGACTATCAGGAGGTTGTCCTGAGAGGTCGCCTGCTCACCGCTCTGCAAAAGATCAATCCGCATATCCCCCTTGAATCTTTTGAAGATGCCGCCGAGACCATTACCAAGCCCGAATCCCCGGTGATGATCCACAACAACCGCGCCTTCCATAAACTGCTTCTTGAGGGGGTGCCGGTCGAATTCCGTGATGGTGATGAAATCCGGACCGATCAAGTGTTTCTCATCGACTTCCACAATGTCGAACGCAATGAGTTTCTGGTGGTCAATCAGTTTACCGTGGCTGGGACTAAACAATTGCGTCGCCCGGATATTGTCGTGTTTATCAACGGGCTGCCGATTTCCGTGATTGAGCTGAAAAATCCTGCCGACATTCATGCTGATATCTGGAAAGCCTATGACCAGTTGCAAACCTACAAGGAGGAAATTTCCGATTTGTTTGTCTGCAACGAGGCGTTGGTGGTCTCCGATGGTTTGACTGCCCGCATTGGTTCGCTCACCGCCAATAAAGAACGTTTTATGCCTTGGCGGACAATTCGCAATGAGGATGACAAGCCGCTACTCGAATATGAACTGGAGAAAGTGGTCAAGGGCTTCTTTGATCGCGAGCTGCTGCTCGATTATCTGCGTTACTTCATTCTGTTCGAATTGGACGATGGCAACCTCATCAAAAAGATTGCCGGTTATCATCAGTTCCATGCTGTGCGCGAAGCGGTGCGAGTAACACTGATCGCCTCGGCTCCGGCGCAAAAGTTTGAAATCTCCGATCAACGGGCCACGTACGGCAAAGAAGTTCAACCCGGATCGCGCAAAGCCGGGGTGGTCTGGCATACCCAAGGATCGGGCAAGAGCATCACCATGTGCTGTTACGCCGGGAAGCTGTTGCAGCAGCCGGAGATGAACAACCCGACCATTGTTGTCGTCACTGACCGTAACGATCTCGACGGTCAGCTCTTTGAAACTTTTGTCGGTGCCAAGGAATTACTCAGGCAGACACCTGTCCAGGTGGACAGTCGAACCGATCTGCGCGATGAACTGGCAGCACGACCATCGGGCGGGATCATTTTCACTACGGTGCAGAAATTTTCGCTGCTGGAAGGGGAGGAGGCGCATCCCATCCTGAGCTCCCGCAGTAATATTGTGGTTATCAGTGACGAAGCGCACCGCAGCCAATACGGTTTTAAAGCACGACTCGATACCAAGAGCGGTCAGTATATCTACGGTTTTGCCAAACATATGCGTGACGCCATCCCCAATGCCTCGTTCATTGGCTTTACCGGTACGCCTATTTCTCAGGAAGATAAGGACACCCGTGCGGTGTTCGGCGATTACGTCAGCATTTACGACATCCAGGATGCAGTTGATGACAAGGCCACAGTGCCGATCTATTTTGAGTCACGCTTGGCCAAACTCGACATCAACCGTGCCGCGATTGAAGAACTGAACGATGAGGTCGAGGATGTTATTGAGGATGAGGAGGATGTCAGACAGCGCGAACGCACCAAGAGCAAGTGGGCGACGCTGGAAAAACTGGTGGGAGCGGAGCCGCGGTTAAAAGAGGTTGCCGAAGATTTGGTGCACCATTTTGAGGCGCGCACCAGTGTGGTCGAAGGCAAAGGCATGATCGTCTGCATGAGCCGTGAGATTTGCGTGCATCTTTACAATGAGATCATCAACTTGCGGCCAGATTGGCATGACCCCGACCCGGAGAAGGGTGCGATCAAGATCATCATGACCGGTTCGGCAGCCGACCGGCCCCTGTTGCAACCGCACATCTATAACAAGACGACCAAGAAGCGGCTGGAGAAGCGTTTTAAGGACGCCAAGGATGGCCTGAAACTGGTCATTGTGCGTGACATGTGGCTGACCGGTTTCGACTGCCCGAGCTGCCATACCATGTATGTCGACAAACCGATGCGTGGCCACAACCTGATGCAGGCTATCGCCCGTGTCAACCGGGTATTCAAGGACAAACCGGGTGGTCTGGTGGTGGATTATATCGGCATTGCCAACGAACTGAAGCAAGCCCTAAAGGTTTATGTCAATGCCCAAGGGAAAGGGGCACCGACCTTGGCAGCGGAAGAGGCGCTGGCCGTGCTGCTGGAAAAACTATTGCGCGACACCATCAAGGCCAGAACCCGCAACAATGTGGTGATGGAGCAGAAATTCAGCGAACGCCTGCTGGCCACGCTGAATCGCTACCACGCGCGAGCCATCGAGACCGCTCAGGTGATCGAAGAACTAATCCAGATGGCTAAGGATTTTCAAAATGCACTCAAACGCGACGAGGAGTTGGGCCTGAATTCCGACGAAGTGGCTTTTTACGACGCTCTGGCCAACAACGAAAGCGCGGTGCGGGAATTGGGTGATGAGATCTTGAAAAAAATCGCGGTGGAGATCACTGAAAAACTGCGCAACAGTACTTCGGTTGATTGGCAGGTGAGAGAGAGCGTGCGAGCAAAATTGCGGAATCTGGTGAGGCGGACATTGCGCCGTTATAAATACCCACCGGATAAGCAAGAGGATGCGGTGGATTTGGTGTTGAAACAGGCTGAAGTTCTCTGCTCTGGCTGGTCGAGCTGA
- a CDS encoding DUF3800 domain-containing protein, with translation MGQFSEYIVFVDESGDHGLKTIDQNYPVFVLAFCIFRKVDYADGLVPTFKHFKFKHFGHDQVILHETDIRKDRGDFSILKTREKKEAFLNELTDIVAATQFAFIASVIRKEPLREKYTNPENPYHLALGFGLERIFYYLRGVGATEQKTHIVVEKRGSQEDSELELEFRRVCDGQNRHRCALPFEVVFADKKSNSAGLQMADLIARPIGMRILRPEQPNRAYDTIENKFYRNGRGRFDGWGLKCFP, from the coding sequence GTGGGGCAATTTAGCGAATACATTGTTTTTGTGGACGAAAGTGGCGACCACGGCCTGAAGACCATTGACCAAAACTACCCTGTGTTTGTGCTGGCTTTTTGCATTTTTCGTAAAGTCGATTATGCCGACGGGTTGGTACCTACATTCAAGCATTTTAAATTTAAGCATTTCGGCCACGATCAAGTTATCTTACACGAAACTGACATCCGCAAAGATAGAGGTGATTTTTCTATCCTGAAAACTCGTGAGAAAAAAGAGGCGTTTTTAAACGAGCTGACCGATATTGTTGCGGCAACTCAATTCGCATTCATTGCATCTGTTATTCGAAAGGAACCTTTGCGTGAAAAATATACGAATCCAGAAAATCCGTATCATCTCGCTTTAGGATTCGGACTTGAAAGGATTTTCTATTATTTGCGTGGAGTCGGTGCTACGGAACAGAAAACCCACATTGTTGTGGAAAAACGCGGATCGCAAGAAGACTCAGAGTTGGAATTAGAATTTCGTCGAGTTTGTGATGGGCAAAATAGACATCGATGTGCTCTGCCTTTCGAGGTGGTTTTTGCTGACAAGAAAAGTAATTCAGCAGGACTACAAATGGCAGATTTGATTGCACGACCTATCGGGATGAGGATATTGCGTCCAGAGCAACCGAACCGTGCCTACGACACCATTGAGAACAAATTTTATAGGAACGGTAGAGGGCGGTTTGATGGTTGGGGGCTAAAATGCTTCCCCTGA
- a CDS encoding DUF6088 family protein, with protein sequence MTGSKRGGWLHAFGPDIAPDGDSPNRKYSILSYTLEFKNTALKEIGFKHRESGLIVQALKALGKERITSEVIEKIRNQIASEKCGKILKETTTVTGWVYDAIKQICREG encoded by the coding sequence TTGACTGGTTCCAAGAGGGGGGGATGGCTCCACGCCTTTGGGCCGGATATTGCCCCGGATGGTGACAGCCCGAATCGCAAATATTCCATCCTCAGTTACACGTTGGAGTTCAAGAACACCGCACTGAAAGAGATCGGCTTTAAGCACCGAGAGAGTGGGCTGATTGTTCAGGCGCTGAAGGCCCTGGGCAAGGAACGGATCACTTCCGAGGTGATTGAAAAGATCCGCAACCAGATCGCGTCGGAGAAGTGCGGAAAGATACTAAAGGAAACCACAACTGTCACCGGTTGGGTTTACGATGCCATAAAGCAGATTTGCCGGGAGGGGTGA
- a CDS encoding DUF5655 domain-containing protein, whose product MSDIKLFKINGTIAELEGKSVALERSLQTLLEKNLETFLGVRFLASEYSTGHTHRGRIDTLGIDENGCPVIIEYKRTLNENVINQGLFYLDWLLDHKAEFELLALDRFGKETRDNIEWSTPRLLCIAGDFTRYDIHAVQQINRNIELLRYKKFADELLLLELVNAVTAGETTEQKTTEPGAANSKNRYKTVSDYLNQASGEQRSRYEALETFLLALGDDVQKKVLKFYIAFKRIKNFACVEVHPQSGNILVFLKVDPQSLGLEAGFSRDVSNIGHFGTGNLELTIRNDADLERAKYLIQQSYEMS is encoded by the coding sequence ATGAGTGACATCAAACTCTTCAAAATCAACGGAACCATTGCCGAACTGGAAGGTAAATCCGTCGCCCTTGAACGTTCGCTGCAAACTCTGCTGGAAAAAAATCTGGAAACCTTCCTCGGCGTTCGCTTTCTTGCTTCGGAATACTCCACCGGCCATACCCACCGTGGCCGGATCGATACCTTGGGCATTGATGAAAACGGCTGCCCGGTGATTATCGAGTACAAACGTACTTTGAATGAAAACGTCATCAACCAAGGCCTCTTTTATCTCGACTGGCTACTGGACCACAAGGCGGAATTCGAGCTGCTGGCGCTGGACAGATTCGGTAAGGAGACACGGGATAACATCGAATGGAGCACGCCGCGCCTGCTCTGCATTGCCGGAGATTTCACCCGCTACGACATTCACGCGGTGCAGCAGATCAACCGCAATATTGAGCTGCTGCGCTACAAAAAATTTGCCGATGAACTGTTGCTGCTGGAGCTGGTCAATGCCGTGACCGCCGGGGAAACTACGGAGCAGAAAACAACGGAACCTGGGGCCGCAAACAGTAAGAACCGTTACAAAACGGTTTCTGATTATCTTAACCAGGCATCCGGCGAACAACGCAGCCGTTATGAGGCACTGGAAACGTTTTTGCTCGCTCTGGGTGATGATGTACAGAAGAAAGTTTTGAAATTCTACATTGCCTTTAAACGGATCAAAAACTTTGCCTGTGTTGAGGTTCACCCGCAAAGCGGCAATATCCTGGTCTTTTTAAAGGTTGATCCGCAGTCCCTCGGGCTGGAAGCTGGGTTTTCCCGTGATGTGTCAAACATTGGTCATTTCGGCACAGGCAACCTTGAACTGACCATCCGTAATGACGCCGATCTTGAACGCGCTAAGTATTTGATTCAACAAAGCTATGAGATGAGCTGA
- a CDS encoding restriction endonuclease subunit S: MTVESLFPLSTSWEVATLGDVCRRGGGDVQTGPFGSQLHAADYVPVGIPSIMPMNIGDNRISEEGIARITPEDARRLSKYLVRTGDIVYSRRGDVERRALVREPEDGWLCGTGCLRVRFGEKSVVHPPYAAYYLGHPSVREWIVRHAQGATMPNLNTSILSALPFVLPSIEEQEQVASVLTALDDKIELNRQINQTLEQIAQTIFKSWFIDFEPVKAKIEAKAAGRDPERAAMCAISGKLEPELDQLPPEQYQQLAATAALFPDALVESELGLIPVGWEVKSLDQVANYLNGLALQKFPPESETDWLPVIKIAQLKKGDTEGADRASSKLKPVYIVDDGDVLFSWSGSLTVDIWTGGQGALNQHLFKVTSVNYPKWFYLHWTKFHLARFQNIAADKAVTMGHIQRKHLTEALCVAPEKSGIDSFDSLFSSLLAQEIELRIVSRSLSFLRDTLLPKLLSGELCIDTLSETIEESA, encoded by the coding sequence ATGACTGTTGAGTCCCTGTTCCCTCTCTCGACATCTTGGGAAGTTGCAACACTTGGCGATGTCTGCCGAAGGGGTGGAGGAGACGTTCAGACCGGGCCATTTGGAAGTCAGCTCCATGCTGCCGACTATGTGCCGGTCGGAATCCCCTCAATCATGCCGATGAACATAGGCGATAACAGAATCAGTGAGGAGGGAATTGCTCGAATTACTCCTGAGGATGCACGCCGACTTTCGAAATACCTAGTCAGAACTGGTGACATTGTTTACAGCCGACGTGGTGATGTTGAGCGCCGAGCTCTTGTTCGTGAACCTGAGGATGGCTGGCTATGTGGAACCGGGTGCTTGCGTGTGAGGTTTGGCGAAAAAAGCGTCGTGCACCCACCTTATGCTGCGTACTATTTAGGTCATCCATCAGTTCGCGAATGGATTGTTCGGCATGCCCAAGGCGCGACGATGCCGAACCTCAATACTTCGATTCTGTCGGCGCTGCCTTTTGTGCTTCCATCAATCGAGGAGCAAGAGCAGGTTGCTAGTGTTCTGACTGCCCTCGACGACAAAATCGAACTCAACCGCCAAATCAACCAGACACTCGAACAGATCGCCCAGACCATCTTCAAAAGCTGGTTCATCGATTTTGAGCCGGTCAAAGCGAAGATCGAAGCCAAAGCCGCAGGCCGCGACCCCGAGCGCGCCGCCATGTGCGCCATCAGCGGTAAACTTGAGCCCGAACTCGACCAACTCCCCCCCGAGCAATACCAACAACTCGCCGCCACCGCCGCCCTGTTCCCTGATGCTCTGGTGGAGTCGGAGTTGGGTTTGATTCCGGTGGGGTGGGAGGTGAAGTCGCTTGATCAGGTTGCAAACTATCTCAATGGGTTGGCACTTCAAAAGTTTCCACCTGAAAGTGAAACAGATTGGTTGCCGGTCATAAAAATTGCTCAACTTAAAAAGGGGGACACCGAAGGTGCTGATCGAGCTTCGTCAAAATTAAAACCGGTATACATCGTGGATGATGGGGATGTCCTATTCTCTTGGTCAGGTAGTTTGACTGTCGATATCTGGACTGGGGGGCAAGGGGCATTGAATCAGCATCTTTTCAAGGTCACCTCTGTTAATTATCCGAAGTGGTTCTATCTTCACTGGACTAAATTCCACCTTGCCCGTTTTCAAAATATTGCAGCGGATAAGGCTGTCACAATGGGGCATATTCAGCGCAAGCATTTGACCGAAGCTTTGTGTGTTGCCCCAGAGAAAAGTGGGATTGATAGTTTTGATTCTCTATTCTCTTCATTGTTGGCCCAAGAAATTGAATTGCGAATAGTCTCTCGGTCCCTCTCTTTCCTCCGTGACACCCTGCTTCCAAAGCTGCTGTCTGGTGAATTATGTATTGATACCCTAAGTGAAACGATCGAGGAATCTGCATGA
- a CDS encoding type I restriction-modification system subunit M, whose translation MSEQEFLQNLEKKLWNAADKLRSTLDAAQYKHAVLGLLFIKYVSDAFDIRRQELIEQFQDENHDYYLDPADFASEVECQEEIAVELEVRDYYTEKNVFWVPALGRWANLQDNAKLPPGTKIEIKNGKTTTYEMRSVGRLIDDALDAIEKDNPKLKRVLNKSYGRLQIDPAKLGELIDLIATIPFKHASLQAKDILGHVYEYFLGQFALAEGKKGGQFYTPKSIVSLIVEMLQPFSGRVYDPAMGSGGFFVQSEQFIKEHGGKLGNVSIYGQEYNHTTWQLAAMNMVIRGLDFNFGKEPANTFTNDQHPDLRADFVMANPPFNMKEWDTGVKDDDPRWHYGKPPSGNANFAWLQHMLYHLAPGGSMGLLLANGSMSSNTNTEGDIRRALVEHDLVECMVALPGQLFTNTQIPACIWFLTRNKKARGNLADRSGKVLFIDARNLGYMKDRVLRDFKPEDIQKVADTFHVWQQGEDYADEAGFCCSATLEEIKKHDFVLTPGRYVGAADEVEDGEPFAEKMARLTTQLQEQFARSSELEGDIKRNLAGLGYDC comes from the coding sequence TCAGTACAAGCACGCCGTCCTTGGCCTGCTGTTCATCAAATACGTTTCCGATGCCTTTGATATTCGCCGCCAAGAGTTGATTGAGCAGTTTCAGGACGAAAATCATGATTACTATCTCGACCCTGCGGATTTTGCATCTGAAGTCGAATGTCAGGAAGAGATCGCCGTTGAGCTGGAAGTGCGCGACTATTACACCGAGAAGAACGTGTTCTGGGTTCCGGCTTTGGGGCGCTGGGCGAACTTGCAGGACAACGCTAAACTGCCACCTGGCACAAAAATAGAAATCAAAAACGGTAAAACAACCACCTATGAAATGCGCAGCGTCGGTCGGCTGATCGATGATGCGCTGGACGCCATCGAGAAGGACAATCCCAAGCTCAAAAGGGTGCTCAATAAGTCCTACGGCCGGTTGCAGATCGACCCCGCCAAGCTGGGTGAATTGATCGACCTGATCGCCACCATCCCCTTCAAGCACGCCTCGTTGCAGGCCAAGGATATCCTCGGTCATGTCTACGAATATTTCCTTGGTCAGTTTGCCCTCGCCGAAGGGAAGAAGGGGGGCCAGTTCTATACCCCCAAGTCGATTGTCAGCCTCATTGTTGAGATGCTGCAACCCTTCTCCGGGCGGGTCTATGACCCGGCCATGGGTTCGGGTGGCTTCTTCGTGCAGAGCGAGCAGTTTATCAAGGAGCACGGCGGCAAGCTCGGCAACGTCTCCATCTATGGCCAGGAGTACAATCACACCACCTGGCAGCTGGCGGCGATGAACATGGTGATCCGTGGTCTCGATTTCAACTTCGGCAAGGAACCGGCCAACACCTTCACCAACGATCAGCACCCCGACCTGCGTGCCGATTTTGTCATGGCCAATCCCCCGTTCAACATGAAGGAGTGGGATACCGGCGTCAAAGACGACGACCCGCGCTGGCACTACGGCAAGCCGCCTTCCGGCAACGCCAACTTTGCCTGGCTGCAGCACATGCTCTACCACTTGGCGCCGGGTGGTTCCATGGGCCTGCTGCTGGCCAACGGCTCGATGAGTTCCAACACCAACACGGAAGGGGATATCCGTCGGGCGCTGGTGGAGCACGATCTGGTCGAGTGCATGGTCGCCCTGCCGGGGCAGCTCTTCACCAATACCCAAATTCCTGCCTGCATCTGGTTTCTCACCCGCAACAAGAAGGCGCGGGGCAATCTGGCCGACCGCTCCGGCAAGGTGCTCTTTATCGATGCCCGCAACCTCGGCTACATGAAAGATCGCGTACTGCGCGACTTCAAGCCGGAGGATATTCAAAAGGTTGCCGATACCTTTCATGTGTGGCAGCAGGGGGAGGATTACGCCGATGAGGCCGGCTTCTGCTGCTCGGCTACGCTGGAGGAGATCAAAAAGCACGACTTTGTACTGACGCCGGGGCGTTATGTCGGTGCGGCGGATGAGGTGGAGGATGGCGAGCCCTTTGCCGAGAAGATGGCGCGGTTGACGACGCAGTTGCAGGAGCAGTTTGCCCGGAGTAGTGAATTGGAAGGGGATATTAAACGGAATTTGGCGGGGCTTGGTTATGACTGTTGA